The genomic region TTGCAGATGACCGCGTGCAGGGCGCGGCGCTGACCGGCTCAGAACGTGCAGGTAGTGCAGTTGCAAAACAGGCAGGAAAATACCTGAAAAAAACCACCCTGGAACTGGGTGGCAACGATGTATTTGTGGTGCTTGACGACTGCGACCTGGATAAAGCGGTTAAGGCTGGCACAGTCGCCAAGCTCAGTAATTGTGGTCAGGTCTGTACCGCCGAAAAACGCTTTATCGTGCATGAAAAAGTCGCTGACAGCTTCCTGGAAAAATTCATACAGGCATTTCGTGATGTGAAAGTTGGCGATCCGCTGGATGAAACCACTACGCTTGGTCCACTCTCTTCTGCTTCAGCACGCGATACGCTGGTGAAGCAGGTTGATGATGCCGTGAGCAAAGGCGCAATCTTGCATCTTGGAGGAAAGGCAATTGAAGGTGAAGGTTGCTTCTATCAGCCCACGATTTTATCCGGGATCACCCGTGATAATCCCGCATACTTTGAAGAGTTTTTCGGGCCGGTAGCACAAGTGTACATCGTTAAAAATGATGATGAAGTAGTGCAGCTCGCCAATGACTCACACTATGGGCTGGGCGGGTCGGTTTTCACCAGCAATATGGATCGCGCCAGGAAACTGGCTTCGCAAATTGAAACAGGGATGGTTTTTATCAACTCCACCTGTGATACCTCTCCTGAACTCCCTTTTGGCGGCATTAAACGTTCTGGATATGGGCGAGAATTATCAGACTTGGGGATTAAGGAATTTGTAAACCAAAAACTGGTAGTTATCAGTAACGGTTAACATCGGGTCAAAGAAAGCCAGGTCGCCTCACGACCTGGCCTTATGCTGACACATCAGCAATCAGGAAGTCTTATCACTAACGGTTTGTTGAGTAGCGTTTGTCTTTGCTGGCTTGTCATCACTCACTTTCGACCTGGCGGCAGATTTTTCTTTCACATCTTTCTCTGCTGCAGTTTTATCGGCAGCCGCTTTCTCCGCAGAAGATTTGGCCGGTTCTGCGTTATCAGCGGCCCGATCAGCGTCTGCTTTTTCTGTCACCGTGTTGTGCTTATCAGCTGCCGGCGATGTCACGGCCGCTGACGTTCCCTGAAGCGCGTTATTCAGCACCTGCGTAAACTGATCCCACGGACAAAATCCATTTGCATCTGTTGGGCAACCCTTCATTTCCAATGTCACCCGCTTTGGGGGCGTCTCAAAGGTTAACGGCATGGCATTACGTAACTGATCGCTGCTCTGATAGACATATTCCACCTTGACCAGCTCCAGATCTTGTTTCTTATCGTGCCAACGTTGGAACTGGATGATGCCGCCAATCGGGGTTTTTTCATTTTGTTCGGGCAGCGTGTAAGGCTTGAAATCTAACGCCGCCAGCAATGATGCAATATTCGAATCATGACCAACCATAAGCGTTACTTTAGGTGCGCTGGCTTTATCTTCGTCCACCAGCAAACTGCGGATATAGTCCACTAACGGGGCGGCAACGTTACGCGCCACTTCCGGTGAAGTGAAGAGTGCATCCTGATAGGCGTTCTTAATAGATGACAGCTCTTTCCACTGTTCGGGCGTTTTAATCTGTCCCCATGCCACCTGTTCAAGCGGCAATCCTTCATAATACTGGAGAGTAAAGGCATCGATAAGAGAATTACCCACTTTCAGCGGACCTGTGACGCTGGGCTCTTTGCCTTCATCAGCAGAAAATTTATTTTGCTTGTCTCCTGAAAGATCGCACTGCTTCTTACCCTTACATGCCTCAGCGTTTTTATAGTCAATCATTTTTTCAAGACGCTGAAATGCCGGTTTTAAAGTCAACTTGTCAGCCGTGCTGTTCATCGCCGTTAACGCCTGTTTATTGAACGCCTCACTGCCGTCGGTGATAATTGGGTTAAATATCGGGTCCATTGTCCCCATTTCATTCTGGTGTGAAACCGGAATGTCACAGCCCGGAAATGCGCCAGTAATAAAAAATTGTGCAGTCGCGACGGTACGTTGCAGGCTGTTTGCATAGGCATAAATTTCATCACTGCCAGGGCACTGGCCGTCTTTTAGCACGCGCTGCTGTGCTAACCATTCCCGAGTGTAACGCCCCATATAGACTTCCAGAATACCGCCTTTAGTGGTTAGTTGCCCACCCGGAACATCCCACTGTGGCCAGTTTTTCCTTGTAGATTGTGCCAGCACACTCCCGTTATCCGCCAGCGGGGCGCGAAGATTATGGCGGCTCATCATTAACACCTGTTCAAGCTGGAAGTTGTCGTCAGCTGCATAAGCTGAGATTCCGCTTACTGCAGAACAAACTGCCAACGCGCAAAGACTAAACTTTTTAATCATGTGTTTTATCCATTGATTCTGTAGGGAAATCATCCGAACAGCGTTAAAGCTAACGGCTGGGCAAAAAACATTGCGACACGGATGATGATTGCAACAGTACGCCAGAAAAAAACGAGCGCCAACATGCAGAGTCGGTATATCTCCGTGTAAGCTGATGCAGTATACCTGAAGATGAACAGCCCGGAGACTACACGAAGTATGCCAGGATTTCGAGCGCTGCCTTAAGGCAAAATCAAGCGCGAAAAGCAGCATTTCGGCAAGAGTCACATTTATCTGCCTTGAGAATATAGCAAAGGATCATCTGTTGGGTTGAAAGGCACTGACAGATGAATCAAAAAGATAAAGGGAGTTTCAAAAAAGAACTGGAATAGCGTGGCAACGACATTTCGGCAAGGGGTAAAATAAAACAGGCCAGCATATGCTGACCTGTCTACTTTGATGGTGGAGGAGGAGAGATTCGAACTCTCGAACGGTTTCCCGTCGCCGGTTTTCAAGACCGGTGCCTTCAGCCACTCGGCCACTCCTCCGCAATGAGGCGCACTATAAACATCCCCCAGAACAATGTAAAGTCTGTTTTGATTCGGTTGCCTGAAAAAACGCCTTCCGAATTCCTTTTGTCCTAAAGCTCGCCACTTTGAGCAATAAAACAACAGATTGTCGCGTAAAGAAGGGTAAAAAATCTTTCCCCTCTGTATGGCGATCCTTATGCTCAGACTCAGTCTACTGACCCTGAGAGGTATTTTTATGGATCGTATTGTAACCAGCACAGCTCAAAGCTCATTAATATCCACTCACAAGGTTCTGCGTAATACCTACTTTTTGCTCGGATTGACGCTTGCTTTCTCTTCGCTAACTGCGACGCTCAGTACTGTTTTTGCCCTGCCCACCCCCGGACTCCTTTTTATGCTGGTTGGGTTCTATGGGCTGATGTTTCTGACTTATCGACTGGCTAACAGTCCTGCAGGCATTCTGGCCGCTTTTGCCTTTACCGGTTTTTTGGGCTATTGTCTGGGCCCACTGCTTAATAACCTGCTTTCGGCAGGAATGGGAGAGGTAATCGGCCTTGCGCTCGGCGGCACTGCGCTGGTTTTTTTCTGCTGTTCAGCCTATGTACTGACAACTCGTAAAGATATGTCTTTCCTTGGCGGGATGATGATGGCAGGTTTTGTGGTACTTTTAGTTGCCGTTATAGCAAACATATTTATGCAGATTCCAGCGCTACAACTGGCGATTAGTGTTATGTTTGTGCTGTTTTCATCAGGTGCCATCCTCTGGGAAACCAGTAATATCATTCATGGCGGCGAAACCAACTACATCCGCGCCACGGTGAACCTTTACGTCTCTGTTTATAACATTTTCGTCAGCCTGCTGAGTATCCTGGGAATGTCACGCAACAACTGACAAATCACTCTTCTTCAGGCTCCGCATGCGGAGCTTTTTTTTGCCTGCAGAAAATTCCCTGTGTATCTGTTAAGCCCGATTTTGCTAAACTACATTCTCAAAATAAATGAGGTATTACAGTGTATTTTAACGGCAAAGAGATTCAATGCGACGCTCAGGGATATCTGAAATCAGTGAATGACTGGAGTGAAGCCATTGCTCTTGCGCTGGCTGAAGAAGAAGAGATTGTGATGAGCGAAGCGCATTGGGAAGTGGTATTTTTCGTGCGGGAGTTCTATCTTGAGTTTAATACTTCACCCGCAGTACGTATGCTGGTGCAAGCGATCGCAAAAAAATATGGTGAAGAAAAAGGAAACAGCCGCTATCTGTTTCGCCTCTTCCCAAAGGGTCCGGCCAAACAAGCTACGAAAATAGCGGGTTTGCCAAAACCAGCCAAATGCCTTTGATTACAGATACTTTGTTAAAAGTCTGAGGTTCTCAGGAAGGATTCAACCAATTATGAACCCAGATAGCTGTTCAGATGTCTGACAGGGTTCGACTAATATTCGCTCAACTCTTGCACTGCGCGGTCCCCCGGAATTTAACCACTTAAGCAGCTTTGTAACGGCTTCCTTCTTGCCAATAATCAGCACTTCCACACCACCATCATCAAGATTATGTGCATAACCTTTCAGAGCAAGGCTTTTGCTTTGGACTGAGTTTGATAACGAAATTCTACTCTCTGAACCCTGCCGTAAACCCAGGCTCGCAGAGTGATTGTTGCCATTAAAGCCTTCTGAACAACCGCTGATTGCAATTTCATCGCCCAGACCGGACAATGATGTCCGTTTTTCTGACTGTAAGCATAGCAAATATGACTGTTCGTTTAATTCTTGCTAAAGGGCGAGAGAAATCTTTACTTCGTCGTCACCCCTGGGTCTTCTCCGGTGCTGTTGCACGACTGGAAGGTAAAGCGCAACGAGGCGAGACCATTGACGTGTGTGACAGCAATGGTAAGTGGCTGGCACGTGCAGCCTGGTCCCCTGACTCGCAAATTCATGCACGCGTCTGGAGCTGGCAACAGGATGAACCTGTTGATATTGCTTTCTTTATTAAGCGTATTCAAACCGCCCAACAGCTGCGAACATGGCTGGCTCTGAAAGATAATCTTGATAGTTACCGCCTCATTGCCGCTGAATCTGACGGCCTGCCGGGAATTACCATCGATCGCTTCGGGACTTTCCTGGTGCTGCAGCTGCTCTCGGCGGGTGCTGAATATCAACGGGCGGCACTGGTGACCGCTCTCCAGCAATGCTATCCGGAATGTGCAATTTATGATCGCTCCGATGTTGCTGTTCGTAAAAAAGAGGGGCTGGCGTTGATTCAGGGTGTGATATGCGGAGAGGCGCCACCAGAACTCCTGCCCATCACTGAGCATGGCATGAAGCTGTTAGTTGACATTCGTACCGGTCATAAAACAGGTTACTACCTCGACCAGCGTGACAGCCGTCTTGCCACCCGACGCTATGCCACTGGTGCTCGTATGCTTAACTGCTTTTCCTACACTGGAGGCTTCGCTGTCTCTGCTTTAATGGGCAACTGCGCACAGGTAATAAATGTTGATACATCGCAGGCCGCACTTGATGTAGCACGACAAAATATTGAATTGAACCGGCTTGACCTGTCAAAAGCTGAATTTATACGCGACGATGTTTTCAAACTGTTACGTCGCTATCGTGACAGCGGAGAAAAATTCGACCTGATTGTTATGGACCCGCCTAAGTTTGTTGAAAACAAAAATCAACTCGCCGGTGCGTGTCGGGGCTATAAAGATATAAATATGCTGGCGATTCAACTGCTGAATCCCGGCGGGTTTTTGCTCACCTTCTCATGCTCGGGGCTGATGAACAGCGATCTGTTCCAAAAAATTATCGCTGATGCCGCACTCGATGCACAAAGGGACGTGCAATTTCTTGAACAGTTCCGACAGGCAGCCGATCACCCTGTCATAACCAGTTATCCCGAAGGATTATATCTCAAAGGCTTTGCCTGTCGCGTAGTCTGACTTGAAAACTCATGTTCCGCCCCCAAATTGAAATAACATAAATCTTCAGGAGGTGGACATGATTGCCAGTAAATTTGGACTCGGTCAGCAGGTGCGACATACTTTGCTCGGTTTTGCAGGTGTGGTGGTCGATGTAGATCCAGAATATTCCCTTGGGCTTCAACATGCAGATTCAGAAGCCAATAATGAATCACTGCGATCCCATCCCTGGTATCATGTCGTTATGGAAAATGAAAATGGCGATACTGTGCATACGTATCTTGCTGAAGCACAACTGTCCTGGCAACCACCGGGGGATTTTGTCGAACATTCTTCTATGGAAGAACTTGCTACATCCATTCGCCAGCAATTAAGACACCACGGCTAAGAAATTAGGCCAGCAGTTCGCTATTTTTCCAGCCCGAGACGGGGTATCTCCAGTTTCGGGCAGCGATCCATAATAACTTTCAATCCATTTTTTCTGGCAAGCTCTGCTGCCTGATGATTAATAACCCCTTTTTGCAACCATATCGCTTTTGCTCCAATAGCAATGGCCTCACCGACGACGCCTAATGCAGCCTCGGCATTGCGAAAAATATCGACCATGTCGACAGGCTCGTGGATATCTTTCAACTGCGCATAAACGTTTTGCCCAAGCAGTGTTTGCCCTGCCAGCTTCGGGCTAACCGGGCTTACTTTATATCCCTGCGAAAGCAAATAGGCCATTACGCTATAACTGGGCCGACTGATTTTATCACTGGCTCCCACCAATGCAATGTGCTTCGTCGAGACCAGAATATGAGCGACGATATCATTTTCCATATATACCTCCTTAACAGGTTGGATTACTTTATATATTTTCCGAATATCGGTCGTGACGCAGATTTATTGGTAATAATGAAGAGTAAGATACCAACCGATGATCTTATCGCGCATTTCCTCTGACTTCGAAAAGCAAATTGTTCTGCGGGTCAGTCGTTTGATATGTGTGCGAAGATTAAGATTATGCCGTTCTGTCCGTTGGGTATATTTCTTGCTCACCACGTGGCTTGTTGCACTTAACAGAACTTTATAAACCGGCCAAGCATCTGTCATATAAAAGGCAATGTTAAATTTGCTTAACAGGGCCAGCAATCGTCGCAGGGTCGGGGCATTTCTCGGGCCGAAGACATGGGCCAGAGCACGTTTGCGGATACGGTCATAAGCATAGAACAACCACCGGGGATTGCTTTTACACCGCACGTAAGACCATTGTTCACCGGCTTCACAGCAGATAACAACCTCCGTTTCGGGGTCGATATTCTCAGCTACCTGCTTTGGCGAAATTTTTTTACGTGCCGCAGAACCGTATTGAGGCTGATACCGAGAACCCGTGCGGTATCGCGACATCCGTAACCATTCATGGTCATATTAACAATGGTCTGGTGTGTGTCTGGTTTGGCACCGGAGTAGCTAAAGTTGAGCTGAAAGGTCTTTGAACAATGCTTGCAGATGTAACGTTGGGCACCGGATGCTGAATGTCCGTTACATCGTACAGCATGAGTTTCATTGCACTGAGGGCAGACGACATCAACTTTAGCCATATATTACATCCAAAGCGTAAAGCATATGTGATCAGCAAGTCTGCGTCACGACCCGAATATCGACATAAAACCCGGATTTGTACTGAAAGTAATTTCATAAATTTAGCACAAACAAATATGTTTAAATGTTAATATGCTGTCATACTGAAAGACTTTGATACGCTCAATGCTTTTGCCATCTTTATCTGGAGGAAAAATGAAGCTGTGTCTGGTTATAACTGGACTTATTATTTTGTTAGCCTCAGCGACGGCATCGGCTACAACCCTGAAACTCCCCAATGAAATTAACTTATTAGTGCTTGATGGGCGTAAAATTTCTGGCTCATTATTAAAAGGGGCAGACGGCATTGAACTTGAACGAGGCCAGCATCAGGTACTTTTACGACGACCCTGTAAATAATTCTGTGTAACTGCCACCACGTCAAAGGTGAACGCTCAGGCGGTCACCGAACTCAATAATAAAGCAGCTCATCGCCAGCCGACAGTTCTGGATCGGCATACTCCATTTTTTCGATGCCGACTGGATTGCCAGGTAAATAACCTTTCGCACTGAGTCATCCGTCGGGAATACCTTGCGTTTCTTAATGGCGGCACGGATCACCCTGTTCAGCGACTCAATGGCATTCGTGGTGTAGATAGCTTTTCGGATGTCAGACGGATAGCCGAAGAACGTATTGAGGTTTTCCCCGTGCGCACGCCAGCTTTTGCTGATTTGTGGATATTTGTCATCCCATTCTTCGGCGAACGCATCCAGCGCCATCCGTGCGGCCGCTTCTGTTGGTGCCTGATAAACGGTTTTCAGCCCGCCCGTGACCGCTTTGTAGTCCTTCCACGCCACGTATTTCAGGCGGTTACGCACCATGTGGATGATGCACAGCTGGATGTGAGTCTGTGGATAGACGCTGTTTATCGCATCCGGGAAGCCCTTCAGTCCATCCACGCAGGCAATCAGGATGTCCTGAAGGCCGCGATTTTTAAGTTCCGTCAGCACGTTCAGCCAGAACTTTGCACCTTCATTTTCAGCCAGCCACATCCCCGGAAGCTCTTTCCGGCCTTCGGTATTGATGCCCGGTGCCAGGAACACCGCTTTGTTAATCACGCTGCCATTCTGACGAACCTTAACAACAATACAGTCCAGATAAACAATGGGATAGAGCGCATACAGCTGGCGATTCTGCCATTCGGCGACCTGCTCTTTAACGGCATCCGTGACTTTTGATATCAGGGCCGGTGACACATCAGCATCGTACATCTCTTTGAACGTATCGACGATTTCCCGCGTGGTCATGCCTTTGGCATACAAGGATAAAATCTGGCTGTCCATCTGCGTGATACGCGTCTGATTCTCCTTAATCAGCTGAGGTTCAAAGGTATTTTCCCGGTCGCGCGGCGTGTTTAGCCCGATTTCACCGTCGTTGCACAGCAGCGTTTTTGAAGAGTAGCCGTTGCGGGTATTGGTGCCGGTTTTAGGGGCATTTTTCTCATGCCCGAGGTGGTCAGTCAGTTCTGCATTGAGTGCCGTTTCAACGGTCAGCTTCGTGAGCATGCGGAAAAACTGATTAAGGCCGGCCTCAGTTTTGAGGCCTTTGGCCAGTTCAGCAGCAAGGGCCTTAAGTTTCTTCTCGTCCATAATTTGCCTGTCTCCATTGTTGGAGTGAACATATCAAAAACAGGCAATTACACAATTTTAATTACAGTCTCTTTACGACTTGAAAAAAGCGTTCAAACCGACTCCCATGGGACAGTCTTGTGGTCATCAACTCCACTGATAGTAACCTTTAATGCTCAGGCTAAGTCTGTTTCAATCAGTCTGCCACCTTTAGCTACCTTGCAACAGGCGATAAGTTTTAATCAGCAGCCTGAAATTCATCTTTATGATGAATGTAATAAACGACTGGATAATCAACAGGATCGACTTTTTAGTAATAAAGAAGAAAGCTTTGAGCGGGCGATGATGCATTACAACATTAAAGGTCATATTGCTTCCGTTCCTCGTTTTGCACACTTTCATTCACTGGAGCAAATTCCCTTCAGCAATAACAATTTATATTTTGCCAGCGAGGCTGATACCCAAAATTATTCGCACATGCGTATATTACAACTTTGGTATGCTAAGATGGGCTCTGCCACTCGCCAGAGGCTGGCACTGCTGCTAAGAGCATTGCATGCCAGTTGAAGCCATCGACCCGGCCTCATTCATAATCAGAGGTTGTTATTTACCTGTCCACACATAATACCTGCCAAAAAGTGCCTTGATTACACAACTACCGGGAGAAAGCACTTATGCATTACCCGGCAACCACGTCTGGCAAATGCGGCATAAATCATCAATAAAATTCTACTTTTAAAGTTAATTTCCACGCCCGCATTCAGCGGTGCAATGGATTGAAGCAAGCTGTCCGAATAATAAAACCGATGTGCTATTATCGAGAAAGTTATTTGATAACGATCTGAATTATTTCACTGTCTAAGTATCATGCCGTCTGACAGACATGCAAGAAGCCATCCTTACAACTACAGCTAACTTGATAATTTTGTCCCATTTTTTCTGGCGTAAGCCGGACACTCCAATTATTTATGTCCCCCGTATTCACAGCTACTACGCCAAATACGCCTCCCCCATCCCATAATTATTCAGGGCTTGCGCAGCGTCGGTACCCCCATCCCTTTGAATTCATCAACAAACACAGAAGGTGAGTTTGGATCGTACAGCATCCATACCTGTTTTTTAGCGCGCGTAATAGCAACATACGCCAGGCGTCTCTCCTCGGCATCTTCAAAATCTTCAGATTCAGGCAACAAAGCTTGCTCAATCACAGACTCACGGGCTACAGCCGGGAAGCCATTGTGCCCCGACTTTAACCCCAATAGAATCACGTAATCGGCCTGCTGACCTTTACTGGCATGTATTGTAGAAAAATCGATTTTAAGCTTTGGCCAACGCGTCTGGACTTTTTCAAGTAAAAGTGGACGCTGGTATTGGTACCGGGAAATTAGCAGCACTCGTTCATTTAGTTCTGCATAACCACTGATTTTATCCAGTAAGGCTTCCAGCTGATTTTCAGGCAACAAAGCTACTGACTTTTTATTACCCTTACTCAAGCTATTCAGCGTTTTTCTTAACTGGTACGGGTTTTTCTGTATAAAACTATTGGCTATTTTACCGATGCGGTCGTTAAAACGGTAAGTCGTGTCCAGCATAACGCACTCTCCTTCACCGAAATGGTGATTAAAAGCGGTTGTTAACGCCATTTCAGAACCACTAAAACGATATATAGCCTGCCAGTCGTCACCCACTGCAAATAATGTAATTTGCTTATTTTGCTTTCTCAACGCTGACAATAACGCAGCACGTTGCGGCGATATGTCCTGATATTCATCCACAAGAATATGCTTCCAGGGCGTGATAAAGCGGCCTTTTTCAATGATATTAATAGCCTGATGAATTAATCCCGAAAAATCGACGGTGCCCTCTTCTTTTAACGCACTTTTCCAGGCTTTCATTATTGGTGCCATGAGCTTTATGCGTTTAGCAAAGCGATCGCGTATTACATCCGGTGAGGAAGCAATCATCGCCGTCTGTGAGCCACCATGCATGCGCATAACGCAAAGCCAGCGTTCAAGCCGTATTACCAGTCTGCGGGCCAGTTGTTCATCCTGCCAAAAATCATTGTCGTTAAGCTCCCATCCCAGTTCATCCTTTAGCCACTGCCGCCAGCCATTGGCACAGGATTTTTTTTCACTGCACTGCTGACGCCACACGTTTATTAGCAGTTGATAGCGACGCTCACGGTCAAACTCAAGCTCACTGATAACGGGTGATTTCTTATTGCCCTCCTTAATAATGCTCAGGGCCAGTGAATGGAAAGTCCGCGCCTCAATGCCGTCAGTTCCTAACCGACCGATGATGCGGTCGTTCATTTCTTCCGCTGCGTTACGGCC from Erwinia tracheiphila harbors:
- the agp gene encoding bifunctional glucose-1-phosphatase/inositol phosphatase, whose protein sequence is MIKKFSLCALAVCSAVSGISAYAADDNFQLEQVLMMSRHNLRAPLADNGSVLAQSTRKNWPQWDVPGGQLTTKGGILEVYMGRYTREWLAQQRVLKDGQCPGSDEIYAYANSLQRTVATAQFFITGAFPGCDIPVSHQNEMGTMDPIFNPIITDGSEAFNKQALTAMNSTADKLTLKPAFQRLEKMIDYKNAEACKGKKQCDLSGDKQNKFSADEGKEPSVTGPLKVGNSLIDAFTLQYYEGLPLEQVAWGQIKTPEQWKELSSIKNAYQDALFTSPEVARNVAAPLVDYIRSLLVDEDKASAPKVTLMVGHDSNIASLLAALDFKPYTLPEQNEKTPIGGIIQFQRWHDKKQDLELVKVEYVYQSSDQLRNAMPLTFETPPKRVTLEMKGCPTDANGFCPWDQFTQVLNNALQGTSAAVTSPAADKHNTVTEKADADRAADNAEPAKSSAEKAAADKTAAEKDVKEKSAARSKVSDDKPAKTNATQQTVSDKTS
- the yccA gene encoding FtsH protease modulator YccA, which produces MDRIVTSTAQSSLISTHKVLRNTYFLLGLTLAFSSLTATLSTVFALPTPGLLFMLVGFYGLMFLTYRLANSPAGILAAFAFTGFLGYCLGPLLNNLLSAGMGEVIGLALGGTALVFFCCSAYVLTTRKDMSFLGGMMMAGFVVLLVAVIANIFMQIPALQLAISVMFVLFSSGAILWETSNIIHGGETNYIRATVNLYVSVYNIFVSLLSILGMSRNN
- a CDS encoding TusE/DsrC/DsvC family sulfur relay protein — protein: MYFNGKEIQCDAQGYLKSVNDWSEAIALALAEEEEIVMSEAHWEVVFFVREFYLEFNTSPAVRMLVQAIAKKYGEEKGNSRYLFRLFPKGPAKQATKIAGLPKPAKCL
- the rlmI gene encoding 23S rRNA (cytosine(1962)-C(5))-methyltransferase RlmI → MTVRLILAKGREKSLLRRHPWVFSGAVARLEGKAQRGETIDVCDSNGKWLARAAWSPDSQIHARVWSWQQDEPVDIAFFIKRIQTAQQLRTWLALKDNLDSYRLIAAESDGLPGITIDRFGTFLVLQLLSAGAEYQRAALVTALQQCYPECAIYDRSDVAVRKKEGLALIQGVICGEAPPELLPITEHGMKLLVDIRTGHKTGYYLDQRDSRLATRRYATGARMLNCFSYTGGFAVSALMGNCAQVINVDTSQAALDVARQNIELNRLDLSKAEFIRDDVFKLLRRYRDSGEKFDLIVMDPPKFVENKNQLAGACRGYKDINMLAIQLLNPGGFLLTFSCSGLMNSDLFQKIIADAALDAQRDVQFLEQFRQAADHPVITSYPEGLYLKGFACRVV
- a CDS encoding CoA-binding protein, which codes for MENDIVAHILVSTKHIALVGASDKISRPSYSVMAYLLSQGYKVSPVSPKLAGQTLLGQNVYAQLKDIHEPVDMVDIFRNAEAALGVVGEAIAIGAKAIWLQKGVINHQAAELARKNGLKVIMDRCPKLEIPRLGLEK
- a CDS encoding IS1 family transposase (programmed frameshift), which translates into the protein MAKVDVVCPQCNETHAVRCNGHSASGAQRYICKHCSKTFQLNFSYSGAKPDTHQTIVNMTMNGYGCRDTARVLGISLNTVLRHGKKISPKQVAENIDPETEVVICCEAGEQWSYVRCKSNPRWLFYAYDRIRKRALAHVFGPRNAPTLRRLLALLSKFNIAFYMTDAWPVYKVLLSATSHVVSKKYTQRTERHNLNLRTHIKRLTRRTICFSKSEEMRDKIIGWYLTLHYYQ
- a CDS encoding IS256 family transposase, with protein sequence MDEKKLKALAAELAKGLKTEAGLNQFFRMLTKLTVETALNAELTDHLGHEKNAPKTGTNTRNGYSSKTLLCNDGEIGLNTPRDRENTFEPQLIKENQTRITQMDSQILSLYAKGMTTREIVDTFKEMYDADVSPALISKVTDAVKEQVAEWQNRQLYALYPIVYLDCIVVKVRQNGSVINKAVFLAPGINTEGRKELPGMWLAENEGAKFWLNVLTELKNRGLQDILIACVDGLKGFPDAINSVYPQTHIQLCIIHMVRNRLKYVAWKDYKAVTGGLKTVYQAPTEAAARMALDAFAEEWDDKYPQISKSWRAHGENLNTFFGYPSDIRKAIYTTNAIESLNRVIRAAIKKRKVFPTDDSVRKVIYLAIQSASKKWSMPIQNCRLAMSCFIIEFGDRLSVHL
- a CDS encoding DUF2057 family protein, with the protein product MWSSTPLIVTFNAQAKSVSISLPPLATLQQAISFNQQPEIHLYDECNKRLDNQQDRLFSNKEESFERAMMHYNIKGHIASVPRFAHFHSLEQIPFSNNNLYFASEADTQNYSHMRILQLWYAKMGSATRQRLALLLRALHAS
- the helD gene encoding DNA helicase IV — protein: MELKATSIGKHLAQHPYNRVRLLPAGVKVTGEKHEYIIPFNQLLAIRCKRGLVWGELEFTVPDKQVVRLHGTEWQETQRFFHHLNQRWQGWSEEMSIISAQVLDEQVIKIRHSEQQDKWLKYSDTVGQVESIELALSSIPLPIMRLEEFVNCREAYQFLRHRLENIDRYRRQCNEQWSQRMMEVYSDFFNTVEPSPLNPSQAKAVVNGEDAVLVLAGAGSGKTSVLVARAGWLLLRKEATAEQILLLAYGRNAAEEMNDRIIGRLGTDGIEARTFHSLALSIIKEGNKKSPVISELEFDRERRYQLLINVWRQQCSEKKSCANGWRQWLKDELGWELNDNDFWQDEQLARRLVIRLERWLCVMRMHGGSQTAMIASSPDVIRDRFAKRIKLMAPIMKAWKSALKEEGTVDFSGLIHQAINIIEKGRFITPWKHILVDEYQDISPQRAALLSALRKQNKQITLFAVGDDWQAIYRFSGSEMALTTAFNHHFGEGECVMLDTTYRFNDRIGKIANSFIQKNPYQLRKTLNSLSKGNKKSVALLPENQLEALLDKISGYAELNERVLLISRYQYQRPLLLEKVQTRWPKLKIDFSTIHASKGQQADYVILLGLKSGHNGFPAVARESVIEQALLPESEDFEDAEERRLAYVAITRAKKQVWMLYDPNSPSVFVDEFKGMGVPTLRKP